The following coding sequences are from one Bacteroidia bacterium window:
- a CDS encoding Crp/Fnr family transcriptional regulator — MDLSSLFEVELLKQIEKVGIRKSVKADTVLLDIHQPIKYIPIVLSGSIKVFSVDNNGRELLLYYVHPGESCAMTFTCCMQQKNSEIKAVVEEDADLILLPITVMDEWIFKYSTWKSFIMQTMYNRFTELLKSLHLVAFEKLDERLIRYLIEKSKLVGSTVLDISHQQIADELATSRVVISRLLKKLENENKLILYRNQIKLLRGIFAS, encoded by the coding sequence ATGGATTTATCCTCACTCTTTGAAGTGGAACTGCTAAAACAAATAGAAAAAGTAGGCATACGCAAGTCTGTCAAAGCGGATACGGTGCTATTGGATATACACCAACCTATAAAATATATTCCAATTGTTCTTTCTGGCAGTATCAAGGTATTCAGTGTGGATAATAATGGGCGAGAGCTGCTACTGTACTATGTGCATCCAGGTGAGTCCTGTGCTATGACATTTACTTGCTGTATGCAGCAAAAAAATAGTGAAATTAAAGCGGTTGTAGAAGAAGACGCAGATTTGATTCTTCTACCTATAACCGTTATGGATGAGTGGATTTTCAAGTATTCTACCTGGAAAAGTTTTATCATGCAAACTATGTACAATCGTTTTACAGAGTTGCTCAAAAGTCTTCATCTTGTTGCGTTTGAAAAGTTAGATGAGCGGCTTATACGGTATTTGATTGAAAAGTCAAAGTTAGTAGGTTCTACGGTTTTAGATATCTCTCACCAGCAAATTGCTGATGAATTAGCTACCTCCCGAGTGGTAATTTCTAGATTGCTAAAAAAATTAGAAAATGAAAATAAACTTATTTTGTACAGGAATCAAATCAAGTTGCTAAGAGGCATATTTGCTTCTTAG
- a CDS encoding MlaD family protein translates to MKISTEVKAGVLAALTLALLFATVNYLKGHTFSHTHKFYALFDKVGGIQQGTKVLWNGMVVGRVNRISVTPEYKIRVDFEVDDDVPVPKGSKVSIQGDAFFGASKLVIVPSQDKNLAQSGEELTGVVQEDIMKRLSNTFEPLSQKLEHTITSIDTLVSKLNRVLDHQNQARIEDILQNLKQTTASLNAATQKINDATSKEQLQGILKKIESSITNLEQNNQNITKIMANTAIATDTLKTTLSKINTNLLLSQKTLEKINSEQGTVGKLLNDKQLYENLSHSARDLDSLLIDLKANPKRYVHFSLIGRKDKDKKTRK, encoded by the coding sequence GTGAAAATAAGTACTGAAGTCAAGGCAGGTGTTTTGGCTGCCCTCACCTTAGCGTTGCTTTTTGCTACGGTCAATTACTTGAAAGGGCACACTTTTTCTCATACACATAAGTTTTATGCATTGTTTGACAAAGTTGGAGGTATTCAACAAGGTACAAAAGTTTTATGGAACGGCATGGTAGTAGGTAGAGTTAATCGTATTTCTGTTACTCCAGAGTATAAAATTCGTGTAGATTTTGAGGTAGATGACGATGTCCCTGTTCCCAAAGGCAGCAAGGTAAGTATTCAAGGGGATGCTTTCTTTGGTGCATCCAAGCTAGTGATTGTACCTTCCCAAGATAAAAATTTAGCACAATCGGGAGAAGAACTTACAGGCGTAGTTCAAGAAGATATAATGAAAAGACTTTCTAATACTTTTGAGCCACTAAGCCAAAAACTAGAACACACTATTACAAGTATTGATACGCTTGTAAGCAAACTAAATAGAGTATTAGACCATCAAAACCAAGCTCGTATCGAAGACATTTTACAGAACCTGAAACAAACTACAGCTTCACTTAACGCCGCTACTCAAAAAATAAATGATGCTACTTCCAAAGAGCAGTTACAAGGTATTCTCAAAAAAATTGAAAGCAGTATAACTAATTTGGAACAAAATAATCAAAATATAACCAAAATTATGGCTAATACCGCCATAGCTACAGATACTCTTAAAACTACACTATCTAAAATTAACACTAACCTCCTGCTCTCCCAAAAAACTTTAGAAAAAATAAACAGCGAACAAGGTACAGTTGGTAAGTTGCTTAACGACAAACAGTTATATGAAAATTTATCTCATTCTGCGCGAGACTTAGATAGCCTACTTATTGACCTTAAAGCTAACCCCAAGAGATATGTACATTTTTCGTTAATAGGCAGAAAAGATAAAGATAAAAAAACACGAAAGTAA